From the genome of Triticum aestivum cultivar Chinese Spring chromosome 3B, IWGSC CS RefSeq v2.1, whole genome shotgun sequence, one region includes:
- the LOC123069955 gene encoding casein kinase I isoform X2, whose amino-acid sequence MEPRVGNKYRLGRKLGSGSFGEIYLGTNVQTNEEVAIKLENVKTKHPQLLYESKLYRVLQGGTGISNVKWFGVEGDYNVLVMDVLGPSLEDLFSFCNRKLSLKTVLMLADQMINRVEFIHSKSFLHRDIKPDNFLMGLGKRANQVYMIDFGLAKKYRDTSTHQHIPYRENKNLTGTARYASVSTHLGIEQSRRDDMESLGYVLMYFLRGSLPWQGLKAGTKKQKYEKISERKIATSIEALCRGYPSEFQSFFHYCRALRFEDSPDYQYLKRLFRDLFIREGFQFDYVFDWTILKYQQSQMTSAPPRAIAAAAGQSSGMAPIATTEEGRRSGWSDDPTRRQVPPTGINAGSLAKQKSPVRPDVSAPKEAVLSSSTFLGRSGVSSRRPAVCSSRDLPSSEAEPSRSRAPDVSPGTFQRNSAPRRTSQTLDYSDPRHKSNSNNYESTIRGIRGLNFNANDRIHY is encoded by the exons ATGGAGCCGCGCGTGGGTAACAAGTACCGCCTCGGCCGCAAGCTCGGCAGCGGCTCGTTCGGGGAGATCTACCTCG GTACTAACGTGCAGACCAACGAGGAGGTCGCGATTAAGCTT GAAAATGTGAAGACAAAGCATCCTCAGTTGCTGTATGAGTCAAAGTTGTACAGAGTACTGCAGGGCGGAA CTGGGATTTCAAATGTCAAGTGGTTTGGTGTTGAGGGTGACTACAATGTTCTTGTTATGGATGTGTTGGGGCCAAGCCTTGAAGATCTTTTCAGCTTTTGCAACAGAAAACTGTCGCTCAAAACTGTTCTGATGCTTGCTGATCAAATG ATCAACCGAGTTGAATTTATACATTCAAAGTCCTTCTTGCATCGAGATATAAAGCCAGACAATTTTCTCATGGGCCTTGGAAAGAGAGCAAATCAG GTATATATGATTGACTTTGGACTGGCAAAGAAATATAGGGACACGTCAACGCACCAGCACATTCCATACCG GGAGAACAAAAATTTGACTGGGACAGCTCGATATGCGAGTGTAAGCACCCATCTCGGAATTG AACAAAGCAGAAGGGATGACATGGAGTCTCTTGGATATGTACTCATGTACTTCTTGAGAGGAAG TCTCCCATGGCAGGGTTTAAAAGCCGGTACGAAGAAACAAAAGTATGAGAAAATCAGCGAACGGAAGATTGCCACTTCAATTGAG GCTTTGTGTCGTGGATACCCTTCTGAATTTCAGTCATTCTTCCATTACTGCCGCGCACTGCGTTTTGAAGACAGTCCAGACTATCAATACCTGAAGAGATTGTTCAGAGATCTTTTTATTCGAGAGG GATTCCAGTTTGATTATGTTTTTGACTGGACCATTCTTAAATACCAGCAGTCACAAATGACCAGTGCTCCACCACGTGCTATT GCCGCTGCTGCAGGACAAAGCTCGGGGATGGCTCCAATTGCAA CCACCGAAGAGGGAAGAAGAAGTGGGTGGTCAGATGATCCTACACGACGTCAAGTTCCACCTACAGGAATAAATGCAGGCAGCTTAGCGAAACAGAAGTCACCAGTTAGACCAGATGTGTCCGCACCAAAGGAAGCTGTG TTGTCCAGTTCGACTTTTTTGGGTCGGTCGGGCGTGTCCTCAAGGCGACCTGCTGTTTGTAGTAGCCGAGATTTGCCAAGCAGTGAGGCTGAACCATCGCGTAGTCGTGCACCAGACGTGAGTCCAGGGACGTTCCAGAGAAACTCAGCCCCACGGAGGACCTCACAGACGCTTGACTACTCTGACCCCAGGCACAAGTCTAACAGCAACAACTACGAGTCCACTATAAGGGGCATCCGGGGCCTAAATTTCAATGCCAACGATAGGATCCACTACTAG
- the LOC123069955 gene encoding casein kinase 1-like protein 2 isoform X6, with translation MEPRVGNKYRLGRKLGSGSFGEIYLGTNVQTNEEVAIKLENVKTKHPQLLYESKLYRVLQGGTGISNVKWFGVEGDYNVLVMDVLGPSLEDLFSFCNRKLSLKTVLMLADQMINRVEFIHSKSFLHRDIKPDNFLMGLGKRANQVYMIDFGLAKKYRDTSTHQHIPYRENKNLTGTARYASVSTHLGIEQSRRDDMESLGYVLMYFLRGSLPWQGLKAGTKKQKYEKISERKIATSIEALCRGYPSEFQSFFHYCRALRFEDSPDYQYLKRLFRDLFIREGFQFDYVFDWTILKYQQSQMTSAPPRAIAAAAGQSSGMAPIATTEEGRRSGWSDDPTRRQVPPTGINAGSLAKQKSPVRPDVSAPKEAVFDFFGSVGRVLKATCCL, from the exons ATGGAGCCGCGCGTGGGTAACAAGTACCGCCTCGGCCGCAAGCTCGGCAGCGGCTCGTTCGGGGAGATCTACCTCG GTACTAACGTGCAGACCAACGAGGAGGTCGCGATTAAGCTT GAAAATGTGAAGACAAAGCATCCTCAGTTGCTGTATGAGTCAAAGTTGTACAGAGTACTGCAGGGCGGAA CTGGGATTTCAAATGTCAAGTGGTTTGGTGTTGAGGGTGACTACAATGTTCTTGTTATGGATGTGTTGGGGCCAAGCCTTGAAGATCTTTTCAGCTTTTGCAACAGAAAACTGTCGCTCAAAACTGTTCTGATGCTTGCTGATCAAATG ATCAACCGAGTTGAATTTATACATTCAAAGTCCTTCTTGCATCGAGATATAAAGCCAGACAATTTTCTCATGGGCCTTGGAAAGAGAGCAAATCAG GTATATATGATTGACTTTGGACTGGCAAAGAAATATAGGGACACGTCAACGCACCAGCACATTCCATACCG GGAGAACAAAAATTTGACTGGGACAGCTCGATATGCGAGTGTAAGCACCCATCTCGGAATTG AACAAAGCAGAAGGGATGACATGGAGTCTCTTGGATATGTACTCATGTACTTCTTGAGAGGAAG TCTCCCATGGCAGGGTTTAAAAGCCGGTACGAAGAAACAAAAGTATGAGAAAATCAGCGAACGGAAGATTGCCACTTCAATTGAG GCTTTGTGTCGTGGATACCCTTCTGAATTTCAGTCATTCTTCCATTACTGCCGCGCACTGCGTTTTGAAGACAGTCCAGACTATCAATACCTGAAGAGATTGTTCAGAGATCTTTTTATTCGAGAGG GATTCCAGTTTGATTATGTTTTTGACTGGACCATTCTTAAATACCAGCAGTCACAAATGACCAGTGCTCCACCACGTGCTATT GCCGCTGCTGCAGGACAAAGCTCGGGGATGGCTCCAATTGCAA CCACCGAAGAGGGAAGAAGAAGTGGGTGGTCAGATGATCCTACACGACGTCAAGTTCCACCTACAGGAATAAATGCAGGCAGCTTAGCGAAACAGAAGTCACCAGTTAGACCAGATGTGTCCGCACCAAAGGAAGCTGTG TTCGACTTTTTTGGGTCGGTCGGGCGTGTCCTCAAGGCGACCTGCTGTTTGTAG
- the LOC123069955 gene encoding casein kinase I isoform X1, whose amino-acid sequence MEPRVGNKYRLGRKLGSGSFGEIYLGTNVQTNEEVAIKLENVKTKHPQLLYESKLYRVLQGGTGISNVKWFGVEGDYNVLVMDVLGPSLEDLFSFCNRKLSLKTVLMLADQMINRVEFIHSKSFLHRDIKPDNFLMGLGKRANQVYMIDFGLAKKYRDTSTHQHIPYRENKNLTGTARYASVSTHLGIEQSRRDDMESLGYVLMYFLRGSLPWQGLKAGTKKQKYEKISERKIATSIEALCRGYPSEFQSFFHYCRALRFEDSPDYQYLKRLFRDLFIREGFQFDYVFDWTILKYQQSQMTSAPPRAIAAAAGQSSGMAPIASNNRLSATEEGRRSGWSDDPTRRQVPPTGINAGSLAKQKSPVRPDVSAPKEAVLSSSTFLGRSGVSSRRPAVCSSRDLPSSEAEPSRSRAPDVSPGTFQRNSAPRRTSQTLDYSDPRHKSNSNNYESTIRGIRGLNFNANDRIHY is encoded by the exons ATGGAGCCGCGCGTGGGTAACAAGTACCGCCTCGGCCGCAAGCTCGGCAGCGGCTCGTTCGGGGAGATCTACCTCG GTACTAACGTGCAGACCAACGAGGAGGTCGCGATTAAGCTT GAAAATGTGAAGACAAAGCATCCTCAGTTGCTGTATGAGTCAAAGTTGTACAGAGTACTGCAGGGCGGAA CTGGGATTTCAAATGTCAAGTGGTTTGGTGTTGAGGGTGACTACAATGTTCTTGTTATGGATGTGTTGGGGCCAAGCCTTGAAGATCTTTTCAGCTTTTGCAACAGAAAACTGTCGCTCAAAACTGTTCTGATGCTTGCTGATCAAATG ATCAACCGAGTTGAATTTATACATTCAAAGTCCTTCTTGCATCGAGATATAAAGCCAGACAATTTTCTCATGGGCCTTGGAAAGAGAGCAAATCAG GTATATATGATTGACTTTGGACTGGCAAAGAAATATAGGGACACGTCAACGCACCAGCACATTCCATACCG GGAGAACAAAAATTTGACTGGGACAGCTCGATATGCGAGTGTAAGCACCCATCTCGGAATTG AACAAAGCAGAAGGGATGACATGGAGTCTCTTGGATATGTACTCATGTACTTCTTGAGAGGAAG TCTCCCATGGCAGGGTTTAAAAGCCGGTACGAAGAAACAAAAGTATGAGAAAATCAGCGAACGGAAGATTGCCACTTCAATTGAG GCTTTGTGTCGTGGATACCCTTCTGAATTTCAGTCATTCTTCCATTACTGCCGCGCACTGCGTTTTGAAGACAGTCCAGACTATCAATACCTGAAGAGATTGTTCAGAGATCTTTTTATTCGAGAGG GATTCCAGTTTGATTATGTTTTTGACTGGACCATTCTTAAATACCAGCAGTCACAAATGACCAGTGCTCCACCACGTGCTATT GCCGCTGCTGCAGGACAAAGCTCGGGGATGGCTCCAATTGCAAGTAATAATAGACTGTCAG CCACCGAAGAGGGAAGAAGAAGTGGGTGGTCAGATGATCCTACACGACGTCAAGTTCCACCTACAGGAATAAATGCAGGCAGCTTAGCGAAACAGAAGTCACCAGTTAGACCAGATGTGTCCGCACCAAAGGAAGCTGTG TTGTCCAGTTCGACTTTTTTGGGTCGGTCGGGCGTGTCCTCAAGGCGACCTGCTGTTTGTAGTAGCCGAGATTTGCCAAGCAGTGAGGCTGAACCATCGCGTAGTCGTGCACCAGACGTGAGTCCAGGGACGTTCCAGAGAAACTCAGCCCCACGGAGGACCTCACAGACGCTTGACTACTCTGACCCCAGGCACAAGTCTAACAGCAACAACTACGAGTCCACTATAAGGGGCATCCGGGGCCTAAATTTCAATGCCAACGATAGGATCCACTACTAG
- the LOC123069955 gene encoding casein kinase 1-like protein 1 isoform X7 yields the protein MEPRVGNKYRLGRKLGSGSFGEIYLGTNVQTNEEVAIKLENVKTKHPQLLYESKLYRVLQGGTGISNVKWFGVEGDYNVLVMDVLGPSLEDLFSFCNRKLSLKTVLMLADQMINRVEFIHSKSFLHRDIKPDNFLMGLGKRANQVYMIDFGLAKKYRDTSTHQHIPYRENKNLTGTARYASVSTHLGIEQSRRDDMESLGYVLMYFLRGSLPWQGLKAGTKKQKYEKISERKIATSIEALCRGYPSEFQSFFHYCRALRFEDSPDYQYLKRLFRDLFIREGFQFDYVFDWTILKYQQSQMTSAPPRAIAAAAGQSSGMAPIANLEIV from the exons ATGGAGCCGCGCGTGGGTAACAAGTACCGCCTCGGCCGCAAGCTCGGCAGCGGCTCGTTCGGGGAGATCTACCTCG GTACTAACGTGCAGACCAACGAGGAGGTCGCGATTAAGCTT GAAAATGTGAAGACAAAGCATCCTCAGTTGCTGTATGAGTCAAAGTTGTACAGAGTACTGCAGGGCGGAA CTGGGATTTCAAATGTCAAGTGGTTTGGTGTTGAGGGTGACTACAATGTTCTTGTTATGGATGTGTTGGGGCCAAGCCTTGAAGATCTTTTCAGCTTTTGCAACAGAAAACTGTCGCTCAAAACTGTTCTGATGCTTGCTGATCAAATG ATCAACCGAGTTGAATTTATACATTCAAAGTCCTTCTTGCATCGAGATATAAAGCCAGACAATTTTCTCATGGGCCTTGGAAAGAGAGCAAATCAG GTATATATGATTGACTTTGGACTGGCAAAGAAATATAGGGACACGTCAACGCACCAGCACATTCCATACCG GGAGAACAAAAATTTGACTGGGACAGCTCGATATGCGAGTGTAAGCACCCATCTCGGAATTG AACAAAGCAGAAGGGATGACATGGAGTCTCTTGGATATGTACTCATGTACTTCTTGAGAGGAAG TCTCCCATGGCAGGGTTTAAAAGCCGGTACGAAGAAACAAAAGTATGAGAAAATCAGCGAACGGAAGATTGCCACTTCAATTGAG GCTTTGTGTCGTGGATACCCTTCTGAATTTCAGTCATTCTTCCATTACTGCCGCGCACTGCGTTTTGAAGACAGTCCAGACTATCAATACCTGAAGAGATTGTTCAGAGATCTTTTTATTCGAGAGG GATTCCAGTTTGATTATGTTTTTGACTGGACCATTCTTAAATACCAGCAGTCACAAATGACCAGTGCTCCACCACGTGCTATT GCCGCTGCTGCAGGACAAAGCTCGGGGATGGCTCCAATTGCAA ATTTGGAAATAGTATAA
- the LOC123069955 gene encoding casein kinase 1-like protein 2 isoform X4 — MEPRVGNKYRLGRKLGSGSFGEIYLGTNVQTNEEVAIKLENVKTKHPQLLYESKLYRVLQGGTGISNVKWFGVEGDYNVLVMDVLGPSLEDLFSFCNRKLSLKTVLMLADQMINRVEFIHSKSFLHRDIKPDNFLMGLGKRANQVYMIDFGLAKKYRDTSTHQHIPYRENKNLTGTARYASVSTHLGIEQSRRDDMESLGYVLMYFLRGSLPWQGLKAGTKKQKYEKISERKIATSIEALCRGYPSEFQSFFHYCRALRFEDSPDYQYLKRLFRDLFIREGFQFDYVFDWTILKYQQSQMTSAPPRAIAAAAGQSSGMAPIASNNRLSATEEGRRSGWSDDPTRRQVPPTGINAGSLAKQKSPVRPDVSAPKEAVFDFFGSVGRVLKATCCL; from the exons ATGGAGCCGCGCGTGGGTAACAAGTACCGCCTCGGCCGCAAGCTCGGCAGCGGCTCGTTCGGGGAGATCTACCTCG GTACTAACGTGCAGACCAACGAGGAGGTCGCGATTAAGCTT GAAAATGTGAAGACAAAGCATCCTCAGTTGCTGTATGAGTCAAAGTTGTACAGAGTACTGCAGGGCGGAA CTGGGATTTCAAATGTCAAGTGGTTTGGTGTTGAGGGTGACTACAATGTTCTTGTTATGGATGTGTTGGGGCCAAGCCTTGAAGATCTTTTCAGCTTTTGCAACAGAAAACTGTCGCTCAAAACTGTTCTGATGCTTGCTGATCAAATG ATCAACCGAGTTGAATTTATACATTCAAAGTCCTTCTTGCATCGAGATATAAAGCCAGACAATTTTCTCATGGGCCTTGGAAAGAGAGCAAATCAG GTATATATGATTGACTTTGGACTGGCAAAGAAATATAGGGACACGTCAACGCACCAGCACATTCCATACCG GGAGAACAAAAATTTGACTGGGACAGCTCGATATGCGAGTGTAAGCACCCATCTCGGAATTG AACAAAGCAGAAGGGATGACATGGAGTCTCTTGGATATGTACTCATGTACTTCTTGAGAGGAAG TCTCCCATGGCAGGGTTTAAAAGCCGGTACGAAGAAACAAAAGTATGAGAAAATCAGCGAACGGAAGATTGCCACTTCAATTGAG GCTTTGTGTCGTGGATACCCTTCTGAATTTCAGTCATTCTTCCATTACTGCCGCGCACTGCGTTTTGAAGACAGTCCAGACTATCAATACCTGAAGAGATTGTTCAGAGATCTTTTTATTCGAGAGG GATTCCAGTTTGATTATGTTTTTGACTGGACCATTCTTAAATACCAGCAGTCACAAATGACCAGTGCTCCACCACGTGCTATT GCCGCTGCTGCAGGACAAAGCTCGGGGATGGCTCCAATTGCAAGTAATAATAGACTGTCAG CCACCGAAGAGGGAAGAAGAAGTGGGTGGTCAGATGATCCTACACGACGTCAAGTTCCACCTACAGGAATAAATGCAGGCAGCTTAGCGAAACAGAAGTCACCAGTTAGACCAGATGTGTCCGCACCAAAGGAAGCTGTG TTCGACTTTTTTGGGTCGGTCGGGCGTGTCCTCAAGGCGACCTGCTGTTTGTAG
- the LOC123069955 gene encoding casein kinase 1-like protein 2 isoform X3 produces the protein MEPRVGNKYRLGRKLGSGSFGEIYLGTNVQTNEEVAIKLENVKTKHPQLLYESKLYRVLQGGTGISNVKWFGVEGDYNVLVMDVLGPSLEDLFSFCNRKLSLKTVLMLADQMINRVEFIHSKSFLHRDIKPDNFLMGLGKRANQVYMIDFGLAKKYRDTSTHQHIPYRENKNLTGTARYASVSTHLGIEQSRRDDMESLGYVLMYFLRGSLPWQGLKAGTKKQKYEKISERKIATSIEALCRGYPSEFQSFFHYCRALRFEDSPDYQYLKRLFRDLFIREGFQFDYVFDWTILKYQQSQMTSAPPRAIAAAAGQSSGMAPIASNNRLSATEEGRRSGWSDDPTRRQVPPTGINAGSLAKQKSPVRPDVSAPKEAVLCSQLTTKLKCGFATGDGVDGN, from the exons ATGGAGCCGCGCGTGGGTAACAAGTACCGCCTCGGCCGCAAGCTCGGCAGCGGCTCGTTCGGGGAGATCTACCTCG GTACTAACGTGCAGACCAACGAGGAGGTCGCGATTAAGCTT GAAAATGTGAAGACAAAGCATCCTCAGTTGCTGTATGAGTCAAAGTTGTACAGAGTACTGCAGGGCGGAA CTGGGATTTCAAATGTCAAGTGGTTTGGTGTTGAGGGTGACTACAATGTTCTTGTTATGGATGTGTTGGGGCCAAGCCTTGAAGATCTTTTCAGCTTTTGCAACAGAAAACTGTCGCTCAAAACTGTTCTGATGCTTGCTGATCAAATG ATCAACCGAGTTGAATTTATACATTCAAAGTCCTTCTTGCATCGAGATATAAAGCCAGACAATTTTCTCATGGGCCTTGGAAAGAGAGCAAATCAG GTATATATGATTGACTTTGGACTGGCAAAGAAATATAGGGACACGTCAACGCACCAGCACATTCCATACCG GGAGAACAAAAATTTGACTGGGACAGCTCGATATGCGAGTGTAAGCACCCATCTCGGAATTG AACAAAGCAGAAGGGATGACATGGAGTCTCTTGGATATGTACTCATGTACTTCTTGAGAGGAAG TCTCCCATGGCAGGGTTTAAAAGCCGGTACGAAGAAACAAAAGTATGAGAAAATCAGCGAACGGAAGATTGCCACTTCAATTGAG GCTTTGTGTCGTGGATACCCTTCTGAATTTCAGTCATTCTTCCATTACTGCCGCGCACTGCGTTTTGAAGACAGTCCAGACTATCAATACCTGAAGAGATTGTTCAGAGATCTTTTTATTCGAGAGG GATTCCAGTTTGATTATGTTTTTGACTGGACCATTCTTAAATACCAGCAGTCACAAATGACCAGTGCTCCACCACGTGCTATT GCCGCTGCTGCAGGACAAAGCTCGGGGATGGCTCCAATTGCAAGTAATAATAGACTGTCAG CCACCGAAGAGGGAAGAAGAAGTGGGTGGTCAGATGATCCTACACGACGTCAAGTTCCACCTACAGGAATAAATGCAGGCAGCTTAGCGAAACAGAAGTCACCAGTTAGACCAGATGTGTCCGCACCAAAGGAAGCTGTG CTATGTAGTCAATTAACTACCAAACTCAAGTGTGGCTTTGCCACTGGTGATGGCGTTGATGGCAACTAG
- the LOC123069955 gene encoding casein kinase 1-like protein 2 isoform X5, whose product MDVLGPSLEDLFSFCNRKLSLKTVLMLADQMINRVEFIHSKSFLHRDIKPDNFLMGLGKRANQVYMIDFGLAKKYRDTSTHQHIPYRENKNLTGTARYASVSTHLGIEQSRRDDMESLGYVLMYFLRGSLPWQGLKAGTKKQKYEKISERKIATSIEALCRGYPSEFQSFFHYCRALRFEDSPDYQYLKRLFRDLFIREGFQFDYVFDWTILKYQQSQMTSAPPRAIAAAAGQSSGMAPIASNNRLSATEEGRRSGWSDDPTRRQVPPTGINAGSLAKQKSPVRPDVSAPKEAVLSSSTFLGRSGVSSRRPAVCSSRDLPSSEAEPSRSRAPDVSPGTFQRNSAPRRTSQTLDYSDPRHKSNSNNYESTIRGIRGLNFNANDRIHY is encoded by the exons ATGGATGTGTTGGGGCCAAGCCTTGAAGATCTTTTCAGCTTTTGCAACAGAAAACTGTCGCTCAAAACTGTTCTGATGCTTGCTGATCAAATG ATCAACCGAGTTGAATTTATACATTCAAAGTCCTTCTTGCATCGAGATATAAAGCCAGACAATTTTCTCATGGGCCTTGGAAAGAGAGCAAATCAG GTATATATGATTGACTTTGGACTGGCAAAGAAATATAGGGACACGTCAACGCACCAGCACATTCCATACCG GGAGAACAAAAATTTGACTGGGACAGCTCGATATGCGAGTGTAAGCACCCATCTCGGAATTG AACAAAGCAGAAGGGATGACATGGAGTCTCTTGGATATGTACTCATGTACTTCTTGAGAGGAAG TCTCCCATGGCAGGGTTTAAAAGCCGGTACGAAGAAACAAAAGTATGAGAAAATCAGCGAACGGAAGATTGCCACTTCAATTGAG GCTTTGTGTCGTGGATACCCTTCTGAATTTCAGTCATTCTTCCATTACTGCCGCGCACTGCGTTTTGAAGACAGTCCAGACTATCAATACCTGAAGAGATTGTTCAGAGATCTTTTTATTCGAGAGG GATTCCAGTTTGATTATGTTTTTGACTGGACCATTCTTAAATACCAGCAGTCACAAATGACCAGTGCTCCACCACGTGCTATT GCCGCTGCTGCAGGACAAAGCTCGGGGATGGCTCCAATTGCAAGTAATAATAGACTGTCAG CCACCGAAGAGGGAAGAAGAAGTGGGTGGTCAGATGATCCTACACGACGTCAAGTTCCACCTACAGGAATAAATGCAGGCAGCTTAGCGAAACAGAAGTCACCAGTTAGACCAGATGTGTCCGCACCAAAGGAAGCTGTG TTGTCCAGTTCGACTTTTTTGGGTCGGTCGGGCGTGTCCTCAAGGCGACCTGCTGTTTGTAGTAGCCGAGATTTGCCAAGCAGTGAGGCTGAACCATCGCGTAGTCGTGCACCAGACGTGAGTCCAGGGACGTTCCAGAGAAACTCAGCCCCACGGAGGACCTCACAGACGCTTGACTACTCTGACCCCAGGCACAAGTCTAACAGCAACAACTACGAGTCCACTATAAGGGGCATCCGGGGCCTAAATTTCAATGCCAACGATAGGATCCACTACTAG